From Schistocerca cancellata isolate TAMUIC-IGC-003103 chromosome 6, iqSchCanc2.1, whole genome shotgun sequence, a single genomic window includes:
- the LOC126088121 gene encoding trypsin alpha-3-like encodes MLRTGLVVLLAVALCGAATSPLVRPIQGSKPWRPRLDGRIVGGSSVSISQYPWQLYFTIANYMCGASIISNTWALSAAHCVDGFAIGQMQLRSGTSTRGSGGTVHSVATGYIHADYGDYDYDVCVVQVSNAFSFGTNVQAVSLTSSEPSAGTSVTVTGWGLTSEDGSAANTLQAVTVQIVDRNSCNRAYGDITSRMLCAGVSGGGKDSCGGDSGGPLVSGSTQVGIVSFGIGCAEADYPGVYANVANLRSWIQQASGV; translated from the exons ATGTTACGGACTGGTTTGGTTGTACTGTTGGCGGTGGCCCTCTGTGGCGCCGCTACTTCTCCCCTGGTGAGGCCCATCCAAGGGAGCAAGCCCTGGAGGCCTCGTCTGGATGGTCGGATCGTCGGTGGTTCCTCTGTCAGCATCTCCCAGTACCCGTGGCAGCTCTACTTCACCAT CGCCAACTACATGTGCGGCGCCTCCATCATCAGCAACACCTGGGCCCTTTCCGCAGCCCACTGTGTGGATGGATTCGCCATAGGCCAGATGCAGCTTCGTTCTGGCACCTCTACCAGAGGTAGCGGTGGTACCGTCCACAGTGTAGCAACCGGCTACATCCACGCGGACTACGGCGACTACGATTACGACGTCTGCGTGGTGCAAGTCTCCAACGCCTTCAGCTTCGGCACCAACGTGCAAGCCGTCAGCCTGACCTCGTCAGAGCCCTCTGCTGGGACCTCTGTCACGGTCACCGGCTGGGGCCTGACGTCCGAGGACGGCAGCGCAGCCAACACTCTGCAGGCGGTCACCGTCCAGATCGTGGACCGCAACTCGTGCAACCGCGCTTACGGCGACATCACCAGCCGCATGCTCTGCGCAGGAGTGAGCGGAGGTGGCAAGGACTCGTGCGGAGGAGACAGCGGCGGCCCTCTGGTGTCCGGCTCTACCCAGGTGGGCATCGTCTCGTTCGGTATCGGCTGCGCCGAGGCCGACTACCCCGGCGTCTACGCCAACGTCGCCAACCTGCGATCCTGGATCCAGCAAGCTTCTGGAGTCTAA